The sequence CCACGTCGATGGGACCGCACGGGTGGAACGTATCCGCACCGCCGGCGAGTGGGTCGCCTCATTCCTGCCCGACGACGGCTTGATGCCCTACATCATCCCCAAGGGCTCGGTGACCGTCGACGGCGTCTCGCTCACCGTGGCTCGGGCTGAACACCATGCCTTCAGCGTCGCCTTGATTCCGACCACCCTTCGACAAACCACCCTGGCCTCGCTGAATGTCGGGGACCGCGTCAATGTCGAGACCGATGTCCTCGTTCGTACCATCGTCGCCACCCTGGAGCGGTGGAAAGAGAACGAGTCGGGCGAGCCGCTGACGGTCAACATGCTCCGGGCGAATGGGTGGTGATGCCATGAGTCGCTCCACCCCCGAGACCCTCAAAGCCGACAACCGGCGCCATCACGGCAAGCGGCCGCTCATCGGGATCACCATGGGCGAGCCCGGCGGCATCGGCGCCGAGGTCGTGGTCAAGGCCCTGGCCGATCCCGCTGTCCGCCGCTTGGGACGGTTCATCATCTACGGTCTGGCCGAAAGCCTGGAGTACGCC comes from Phycisphaerae bacterium and encodes:
- a CDS encoding riboflavin synthase codes for the protein MFTGIVQAVGVVRSMQRSAAGARLRVDAPDLRRPILDGASVCVSGACLTVVRSDPSRIEFDVVPETLNHSTLGALTVGDRVNLEASLRPGDGLDGHVVQGHVDGTARVERIRTAGEWVASFLPDDGLMPYIIPKGSVTVDGVSLTVARAEHHAFSVALIPTTLRQTTLASLNVGDRVNVETDVLVRTIVATLERWKENESGEPLTVNMLRANGW